Genomic DNA from Haloplanus sp. HW8-1:
ACCGTCCGGGTCGAGACGGCGGACGCGACGATCGCGGGTGAGCTGTACGATCTGAGCGGCGTCGAGCGGGTCCGCATCGAACGAAGCTACGAGTGGACGTTCGCCGGGCGGAGTGAGACTCAGGAGCGAACCAAGCGCGTCATGGATCCGGGCGACAACTTCTCGGTTCCCATGTTGCTGGGCCTGGGCGAAAACACCCTGAACGTTCAGTTGATGGACGTCCACGGCCAGCGGCGGACCCACGAGATCACCGTCGACGTGGTCGACGGACAGAAGCCCGCGATCCAGCTCGACCGGTTCGAGCGAAACGGGAACCAACTCGACGTCGAGGGGGTCGTCAGCGACAACGTCAAGGTGAAGTCGCTCTCGGTGCGGGCCGGAAGCGGTGAGAAGTCCGTGCTGGTTCGGACCTCGAAGGAACCGGACCGGGAGCGCCTCTCGACCGAGTTTTCATTTTCAGTCCGGGTCGACGACGACACGGAGGAGATCACGCTCGTCGCCACCGACGTGGCCGGTAACACCCGGGAGTGGGCGGTCCCCCTCGACTACCGAGGACACGTGGCGCCGACCGTCAGTATCGACGCCGACGGCACCCGGATCGAGGACGGCAGCGTCGCAGTCTCGGGGATGGTGACCGACGGACAGGTCCAGCGGGTCGTCGTCGAGACGGTGGGGCCGGACGGAGCCACGGTCTCGACGGCGACCGTCTACGACGGGGACGTGACCGGGGAGGTCGCCGTCCAGGCACGCCTCCGGGCCGCCGACGGCGAGACGACCGTCGTCGTCCGCGCCGTCGACGCCGACGGCCGCGAACACGAGCAGACGCTGCGACTCGGCGGCGAACGTGCGGCGACGACCGAGGCGACCGCCGGGGCCACTACCGCCGCACCGTCGACGCCGGCGCCGACCGACGCGCCGTCGACGCCGGTGACGACGACCGTATCCGACGGTCCCGGAGGGCTCGCCTCGCTGGGCGCCGCGTCGACTCACCTCCCGATGCCGGTGGCCCTGCCCGTCCCGCTCTCGATCCCCCTTCCCGTTCCCTTCGCCGGATCGATCGTGGTCGTGGCCGTCCTCGGTCTCGTCATGGCCGTCAGCAACGTCACCGCGATCGAGGCCGCCGACGCGACCGCGGAGACGGCAGCGGCCGGGAGCGATCGACCGGCGTCGGGCGGCGAACGGACGGGCGCCGGCGGCGGCGCCGACGCCGGAGGTCCGACGGACGCGCCGGCGCCCGGGCGGGATCCGGCCCCGCGGGATCGGGCCGGGGGCGGGACGTCCCGGGGAGCACCCGACGATACCCGCCCGGCGGCCGGGCCGGGCGGCCCCGACCGGCGAGCGGCCGAACCGCGGGACGATCCACGGCCTGACCGGACGGCCGAGGGCCAGGCCGACGATCCCGTCGCGGCGGGCGGGGCGGCCGACGCGAGCGAGGACGTGACCGCCGATCCCGAACCGGCGTTCGACGTGACCGACCACCTCGGCGTGGCCTCGATGGCCGACGTGGGCGACGACGAGGTGGCCGACCTGGTCGCGTCGCTCGACGCGGACGGCGACGAGGCAGCCGACGCGGCCCGTGGACTGGCGGCCATCGCGGGCGAGCGGCCGGAACTGCTCGCCGGGACGGAGGCCGAGTCACGCCTGCGTGATCTCCGCCTCGATCCGGATCCAGCGGTGAGCGACGCGGCGAGTACCGCGGTACAACGACTCACCGACGCGGACGACTGACGGCGACGGGCCGTCGCCACGTTTCGGTGATGGGGACCGTGCGCCCGGAGGCGTCACTCCAGATAGCCCAGGTCGCGCAGGCGCTCCTGGGCCTCGTCGTCCATGTCCGCGACGGCGTCGTCGGTCACGTCGGCGTCGGCGGCGCCGGTCCACGCGCCGCCGACGTCGGATTCGAAGGCGGCGAGGACGCGTTCGACCTCGTGAACGGGCGACTCGGCGTCCGCGTCGCCGGCCACGTTCGTCGTCTCGTCGGGGTCGACGTCGAGGCGGTAGGCCTCGTCGGCGATCCGATCGATCCGGACGTACTTCGCGTCGGGGCGCCGGGCGGCGCGCATCCGCGCGTAGAACCGGGACTCCTCGGGGAGGTCGATGCCCGCGGCCGCCGCCTTCTCCTCCAGTTGCTTGAGTTCGACCACCGGCCGGGAGTACTCGACGAAGCCGACGGTCCCGTCGGGGGCGGCCGCCTGTCCGGGGTCGGGGTCGGCCGCGGCGTCGAAGGCGCGGTACTCCCCGGACAACAGGGAGCGGGTGGGGTCGCGGGCGACGGCCGTCTCGCCGGGGGCGGAGTCGCCGCCGGGGACGTCGAGGGCGTCGAGGACGGTGTGGTAGAGATCCAGGAGTTCGACGGTGTCGGTCCGGCGGTCGGCGTCGAGGGCGGGGTGTTTGACCATGAGCGGGACGTTCACCAGCGGGTCGTAGAGACCGAACTCGTGGCCGTAGAGGTCGTGTTCCCCGTGGAGTTCGCCGTGGTCCGCACAGACGACGACGGTCGTGTCCGCCCACTCACCACGCTCCTTGAGCCAGTCGAACAGCCGAGTGAGTTGGGCGTCGATGTGGGCGATTTCGGCGTCGTAGAGGTTTCGAATATCCCGCCACTCGTCGTCGTCGATGTCGCGGGCGCCCGAATTGTACTCCTTGGAGTTCTGGCAGACGACGGTGGAGTCGACGCCGGGGGCGAACTCGTCGACGAACGCGTCGGGGGGGTGGTAGGGGAGGTGAGCGTCCATCAGGTTGATGAAGGCGAACCAGTCCTCCGAGTCGTCGACGAACTCCATGGTGCGGTCGATAACGGCGGGGGTCTTGGAGTCGGCGCCCTCGCCGCCGGCCAGATACTCGTGGGCGACGTTCCCCAGCGAGACGAGTTTGTCCGCAAGGGTTCGAAGCCGGTCGTTGTCGTTCATCGTCTTCCACGCACGGGCGAGCGGACCGGAGAGCAGGTCGCGGGGCATCACCTCGAAGAAGTTGTCCTGGGCGTCGAAGCCGTCGGTGAGGTGGGTGTAGGGCGTGATCCAGGCGTTCGAGGAGTAACAGGCGGTGTCGTAGCCGGCGGCGGAGACCGTCTCGGCGAGCGTGGTGACGCCGTCGAGATAGGGGTTCTCCTGGTCGGCGCCGTGTTGGCTGGGGTAGAGACCGGTAAAGAGGGAGGCGTGAACCGGGAGCGTCCAGGGGGCGGGGGCGACGGCCTCCTCGAACACCGTCGCCTCGGCGGCGAAGTCATCGAGGCCGGGCGTGGTCGGTCGGTCGTAGCCGTAGGGCGTCAGGTGATCCGCCCGAACCGTATCCATGACGACGAAGAGGACGTTCCCGGGGGCGTCGCTCGACATACCTCGCAGTGCGTGGGAAGCGCGAATAAAGCCCGCGGATCCGGGGCGCTGTCGCGGGAGGGTGACGAACCGCGGCGGGCGGTCGTCGAGTCCCTGCGCTTACCGCCAGTCGTCGAGGCCCGGGGCGTCGGCGAGCTGGATCGATACCCAGGCGTCGTCGCGGGAGATATCTGCGATGACGAACTCCGGGAGTCCCGGCCCCTCGTCGACCGAGGCCATGACATCCGAACCCTTCCCCCTTGCTGCCGTCACGTCGGGCGCCATGTGTGGTACTTTGTGACAACCTCATATAAATACGTCGATATGACGGTCCCGAAACAGCGCCCCGATCTGGGGTCCGCCCCGCTCGTCGCGACCGTGGCCCGGCGTTCGCAGAGTATTAGAGGGTGGACGGCGGAACGGGAGGCATGCACGTAGCCGACGCGATGACTCCCCGCGCGGACGTCGTGACCGTCGACCTCCCGGGAACCCGGGACGACGCCCTCGAGTATCTGCAAGAGCGGGGCTTCTCGTCGATCCCCGTCGTCAAGGCGACCGACGACGGGGAGGCGTACCGCGGTCTCGTCTCGCGGGACGATCTCATCGAGAACCCCGACGAGGACCAGTTGGCCCTCCTGATGCGGGAAGTGCCGACGACGACGGCGGACGCCGACCTCGTCGAGGTGGCCCACATGATGGTCGCGGAGGGGGCCCGCCGGGTCCCCGTCGTCGACGGCGACGGCCTCGACGGCATGCTCACCGTGACGGACGTGGTCCGGGCCATCGCCCGTGGCGATGTGGACGGCGAGACGGCGGTCGGCACGCTCGCGACGCGGGACGTGAACACCGTCTACCACGAGACGCCGCTGACGGTCGCCGAACGCGAACTCCGCTACGCGAACGTTCCCTACGCCGTGGTCCTCGACGACGACGGCCGGATGACGGGGATGCTCACCGAGGTGGATATCATCGAGGTGGCCCGGGTCGTCGAGGGTGAGGACGACACCGGCGAGAGCATCGCCAACCAGGACGACGAGTGGATGTGGGAGGGGATCAAGGCCGTCGGCAACCGGTATTATCCCACCCGGAACGTCGAGATCCCGCACGAACCCGTGTCCACGTTCATGACCGGCGATCTGGTGACGGTCTCCGGCCGGAAGACGGCGAAGGAGGTCGCCCGCCTACTCCTCTCGAACGACATCGAACAGGTCCCCCTCGTCGACGGCGGGACGCTGGCGGGCATCGTCCGGGACGTGGATCTGCTGGAGGGCGTATGAGCGACGGCGCCGACATCGCGGAACTCGCAAAGCGCCGTGGCTTTTTCTTCGGTGCGAACGAGGCGTACGGCGGCGTCGCCGGCTTCTACACCTTCGGTCCCGAGGGTGCCGCGCTCAAGCGCAACGTCGAGGCGGCCTGGCGCGACCGGTTTACCGTCCGGGAGGGCAACGACGAGATCGAGTCGCCGACCATCGCGCCCGAGGCCGTCTTCGAGGCCTCCGGTCACCTCGACGGCTTCGACGACATGCTCGTCGAGTGTGGCGAGTGCGGCGAGAGCCACCGCGCCGACCACCTGATCGAGGACGCGAGCGATATCGAGGAGGCCGAGAGTCTGCCGATCCCGGAGGTCGAGGAACTGATCGCGGCGTACGAGGTGGCCTGTCCCACCTGTGGCGCGGCGCTCGCCGGTCGCTCGATCGAGGAGTTCAACCTCATGTTCGCGACGTCGATCGGCCCCGGGTCGGGCCAGCCGGGGTACCTCCGGCCGGAGACGGCCCAGGGTATCTTCGTCGAGTTCCCGCGCCTGAAGGAGTACGCCCGCAACACGCTCCCCTTCGGGATCACACAGATCGGCCGCGCGTACCGCAACGAGATCAGTCCCCGGAAGGGAATCGTCCGCACCCGCGAGTTCACGCAGGCGGAACTGGAGCAGTTCGTCGACCCCGACACGGACGAGCCACCGCTCTCCCGGGTGGCCGACGTCCCGCTCCGCCTGTACCCCGCCGACGAACAGGAGGACCCCGACGGCGAGTACGTCGAGGCGACGGTTCGCGAGGCGGTCGCGGAGGGCATCGTCGCGAGCGACTGGGTGGCCTACTATCTGGGCGTCGCCCGCGAGTGGTACGAGCGGATCGGCGTCGACGGCGATCGGTTCCGGTTTCGCCAGCACCTGCCCGGCGAGCGCGCCCACTACGCCGCGGACTGCTGGGACGCCGAGAGCGAGGTGAGCGGCGCGGTCGAGGACCACGAGGATCCGGCCGACGGCGACTGGATCGAGATCGCCGGCTTCGCCTACCGCGGCGACTACGACCTCTCGAAACACGCCGAACACGGCGACGACGACTTCACCGTCTTCCAGCAGTACGACGAACCGCGGACCGTCGAGCGAGCGGTCGTCGACCCCGATATGAGCGTCCTCGGCCCGGCGTTCGGCGGGCAGGCCGGCGACGTGGCCGACGCTCTGCGCGACTTGGCGGCGCGGGATCCCGACGCCTTCGAGGGCGAGACGGTGGCCGTCGAGGTGGACGGCGAGGAGGTGACCGTCGACACAGACGTGGCGAACTTCCGGATCGAGGAGCAGACGGAGGCGGGCGAACACGTCACGCCGCACGTGGTCGAGCCATCCTTCGGCGTCGATCGCACCGTCTACACGCTGCTCGCCCACGCCTACGACGAGGACCGAATCGACGGTGAGGAGCGGACCTACCTCTCGCTGTCGCCGGAGGTGGCGCCGACGGACGTGGCGGTCTTCCCGCTGGTGGGCGAGGCAGCACTGGAGGAACTAGCCGACGGCGTGGTGGCGGACCTGCGGGCCGCGGGCCTGTCGGTCGCCCACGACGACTCCGGCAACATCGGCCGACGCTACCGCCGACAGGACGAGGTGGGCACGCCGCTGTCGGTAACCGTCGACCACGAGAGCGTCGAGGAGGCGCCCATGACGGTGACGGTTCGCGATCGCGACACCACCGCACAGGTGCGCGTCCCGGTCGACGAACTCGCGACGGAGTTGGAGGGCGTCCTCGCCGCCGGCGGCTCATTCGAACGACTCCTCGAAACGTACGACCGCGTCGACACCGACGTCACGCGCTCCTGAGATGGGCGCCGAACTCCGGCGGCGGGCCGTCCACGCCAGCGGCGTCGGCTTTCCGGCGCTGTACCTGCTGGGGCTGGTCGAGTGGCGGACGCTCGGCTACCTCCTCGTCGTCGGCTCCGCCGTCGCCGCGGGACTGGAGGTGGTGCGACTACTGGTCGGCCTCGACTGGGCCGTCTACGAGACGCTCACCCGGGAGTACGAACGGGACAACGTCGCCGGCTACGCGCTCTACATGTTCAGCATGACCGCCGTCGCGTGGGCGTTCGATCCGCTCATCGCAGTCCCCGGGATGCTCATGCTCGTCATCGGCGACCCCGTGAGCGGTCTCCTGGGATCGAACGACGCGGGACGAGCCAAACGCGCTGGCGTCCTCGCGGCCATGTTCGTCGTCTGTTTCTCGCTGGCCACACTAGTCTTGGTGAGGGGCGCTGCGCTCCCGCGGGCGCTCCTCGCCGCGGCCGTCGGCGCGGCGGGCGCCACCGTCGCCGACGGCTACACCCCCGTCGTCCGTGGGTACGTCCTCGACGACAACCTCACCATCCCGCCGGTGGCCTGTCTGGGCATCTGGCTCGTCTTGCGTGGACTCGGGGGCTGAACTCGGACAGTGCTCACACCGGATAACGATCCCGCCACGGACGGTGGCGCTCCAGTGCGGCACTCGCCGCGAGGACGTCGGCGTCGGCGAGCCGTCGACCGGCGAGTTGCATCCCGACCGGGAGCCCATCGACGAACCCGGCGGGGACGGACGCGGCGGGATGCCCGGTGAAGTTGTACGGCTGAGTAAGCACCCACCCTCGGAACGGTTCGACCTCGGTCCCGTCGATCGCGGTCGGCTCCTCGCCGTGCGGGAACGCGGTGGTGCCGAGGGTCGCGGACGCGATCAGATCGTACTCCGCGAACACGTCCTGCAAGCCGTCGAAGACGTCGGTGCGGACGCGATCCACACGCCGACGGTCGCTGGCGGTCGGGACCTCGGAGTCCATGACGAGGTCGACGAAGTACGGTCGGAGGCGGTCACGGTCCGCGCCGCGGGGATCGAGCCCCTGCGTTTCGAGGTCGTCCAGGAGCGACTGCCACAGTACGGTCGCCATCGTGTAATACGCGTCGAGGATCGTGGTCCGATCGTGGCCGAACTCGGGGTCGACCTCGTCGACGGTCGCACCGGCCCGCTCGAAGGCCGAGACGGCGTCGTCGAGGGTTTCCCGGACCGCCGGCTCGACCGGATAGGTCCCCAGCCCGGGACTGTACGCGATGTCGAGGTCGTCGACCGGGCGGTCGACGGCGGATCGATAGTCGTCGTCCCCGGGGACGGAGAAGGGATCGCGGGGGTGTGTCCCGGCCATGACCTCCAGAGCGAGGGCGGCGTCCTCGACGGTTCGTGCCATCGGCCCCTTGTGAAACATCGGCGTGTGGGTGACGAAGGCGTTCGGTCGCTCGACGTCCGGAACCAGTCCGTACGAGGGTTTCAGTCCGTAGACGCCACAGAGACTCGCCGGGGTTCGGATCGAGCCTCCGACGTCCGAGCCCTGTGCGAGCGGGACCAACGAGTCACCGAGCGCCGCCGCCGACCCCCCGGACGACCCGCCGGCGACCCGCGACGGATCGAACGGGGTCCCCGTCGATCCGACGAGACGGTTGTCCGTGGTCGTCCCGAGGCCGAACTCCGGCGTGTTGGTCTTCCCGACGACGACGGCACCGGCTTCCCTGAGACGGGCCACGAACGGGTCGTCCGCGTCCGCGATACGCTCCTCGAACAGCAGCGACCCCGACGTGGTGCGGACGCCCTCGACGTCGTCGAGGTCCTTGACCGCGACGGGGACCCCGTGGAGCGGCCCGATCGGGGCCCCGTCCTCGA
This window encodes:
- a CDS encoding Ig-like domain-containing protein — its product is MGRRTRGRVVVAMVALVVVSGLAPAVAAAPSLDVTVEHTSVEGGETITVTDDPQVDIEASGDAAIESVEIRVDGERRQSFEPNAESFSERITLDLDDGEHEVTVVAEGSGTTERTATVRKDSHGPRVSYTSPFTTERGQPSGTVRVETADATIAGELYDLSGVERVRIERSYEWTFAGRSETQERTKRVMDPGDNFSVPMLLGLGENTLNVQLMDVHGQRRTHEITVDVVDGQKPAIQLDRFERNGNQLDVEGVVSDNVKVKSLSVRAGSGEKSVLVRTSKEPDRERLSTEFSFSVRVDDDTEEITLVATDVAGNTREWAVPLDYRGHVAPTVSIDADGTRIEDGSVAVSGMVTDGQVQRVVVETVGPDGATVSTATVYDGDVTGEVAVQARLRAADGETTVVVRAVDADGREHEQTLRLGGERAATTEATAGATTAAPSTPAPTDAPSTPVTTTVSDGPGGLASLGAASTHLPMPVALPVPLSIPLPVPFAGSIVVVAVLGLVMAVSNVTAIEAADATAETAAAGSDRPASGGERTGAGGGADAGGPTDAPAPGRDPAPRDRAGGGTSRGAPDDTRPAAGPGGPDRRAAEPRDDPRPDRTAEGQADDPVAAGGAADASEDVTADPEPAFDVTDHLGVASMADVGDDEVADLVASLDADGDEAADAARGLAAIAGERPELLAGTEAESRLRDLRLDPDPAVSDAASTAVQRLTDADD
- a CDS encoding sulfatase; translated protein: MSSDAPGNVLFVVMDTVRADHLTPYGYDRPTTPGLDDFAAEATVFEEAVAPAPWTLPVHASLFTGLYPSQHGADQENPYLDGVTTLAETVSAAGYDTACYSSNAWITPYTHLTDGFDAQDNFFEVMPRDLLSGPLARAWKTMNDNDRLRTLADKLVSLGNVAHEYLAGGEGADSKTPAVIDRTMEFVDDSEDWFAFINLMDAHLPYHPPDAFVDEFAPGVDSTVVCQNSKEYNSGARDIDDDEWRDIRNLYDAEIAHIDAQLTRLFDWLKERGEWADTTVVVCADHGELHGEHDLYGHEFGLYDPLVNVPLMVKHPALDADRRTDTVELLDLYHTVLDALDVPGGDSAPGETAVARDPTRSLLSGEYRAFDAAADPDPGQAAAPDGTVGFVEYSRPVVELKQLEEKAAAAGIDLPEESRFYARMRAARRPDAKYVRIDRIADEAYRLDVDPDETTNVAGDADAESPVHEVERVLAAFESDVGGAWTGAADADVTDDAVADMDDEAQERLRDLGYLE
- a CDS encoding DUF7556 family protein, translating into MAPDVTAARGKGSDVMASVDEGPGLPEFVIADISRDDAWVSIQLADAPGLDDWR
- a CDS encoding CBS domain-containing protein, giving the protein MHVADAMTPRADVVTVDLPGTRDDALEYLQERGFSSIPVVKATDDGEAYRGLVSRDDLIENPDEDQLALLMREVPTTTADADLVEVAHMMVAEGARRVPVVDGDGLDGMLTVTDVVRAIARGDVDGETAVGTLATRDVNTVYHETPLTVAERELRYANVPYAVVLDDDGRMTGMLTEVDIIEVARVVEGEDDTGESIANQDDEWMWEGIKAVGNRYYPTRNVEIPHEPVSTFMTGDLVTVSGRKTAKEVARLLLSNDIEQVPLVDGGTLAGIVRDVDLLEGV
- the glyS gene encoding glycine--tRNA ligase gives rise to the protein MSDGADIAELAKRRGFFFGANEAYGGVAGFYTFGPEGAALKRNVEAAWRDRFTVREGNDEIESPTIAPEAVFEASGHLDGFDDMLVECGECGESHRADHLIEDASDIEEAESLPIPEVEELIAAYEVACPTCGAALAGRSIEEFNLMFATSIGPGSGQPGYLRPETAQGIFVEFPRLKEYARNTLPFGITQIGRAYRNEISPRKGIVRTREFTQAELEQFVDPDTDEPPLSRVADVPLRLYPADEQEDPDGEYVEATVREAVAEGIVASDWVAYYLGVAREWYERIGVDGDRFRFRQHLPGERAHYAADCWDAESEVSGAVEDHEDPADGDWIEIAGFAYRGDYDLSKHAEHGDDDFTVFQQYDEPRTVERAVVDPDMSVLGPAFGGQAGDVADALRDLAARDPDAFEGETVAVEVDGEEVTVDTDVANFRIEEQTEAGEHVTPHVVEPSFGVDRTVYTLLAHAYDEDRIDGEERTYLSLSPEVAPTDVAVFPLVGEAALEELADGVVADLRAAGLSVAHDDSGNIGRRYRRQDEVGTPLSVTVDHESVEEAPMTVTVRDRDTTAQVRVPVDELATELEGVLAAGGSFERLLETYDRVDTDVTRS
- a CDS encoding dolichol kinase, which gives rise to MGAELRRRAVHASGVGFPALYLLGLVEWRTLGYLLVVGSAVAAGLEVVRLLVGLDWAVYETLTREYERDNVAGYALYMFSMTAVAWAFDPLIAVPGMLMLVIGDPVSGLLGSNDAGRAKRAGVLAAMFVVCFSLATLVLVRGAALPRALLAAAVGAAGATVADGYTPVVRGYVLDDNLTIPPVACLGIWLVLRGLGG
- a CDS encoding amidase, yielding MTTDPTRMTAAAIARGVRDRTLSPSEVVEAHLDRIHERTDRTNAFVTVTDDLAREMAADAERALEDGAPIGPLHGVPVAVKDLDDVEGVRTTSGSLLFEERIADADDPFVARLREAGAVVVGKTNTPEFGLGTTTDNRLVGSTGTPFDPSRVAGGSSGGSAAALGDSLVPLAQGSDVGGSIRTPASLCGVYGLKPSYGLVPDVERPNAFVTHTPMFHKGPMARTVEDAALALEVMAGTHPRDPFSVPGDDDYRSAVDRPVDDLDIAYSPGLGTYPVEPAVRETLDDAVSAFERAGATVDEVDPEFGHDRTTILDAYYTMATVLWQSLLDDLETQGLDPRGADRDRLRPYFVDLVMDSEVPTASDRRRVDRVRTDVFDGLQDVFAEYDLIASATLGTTAFPHGEEPTAIDGTEVEPFRGWVLTQPYNFTGHPAASVPAGFVDGLPVGMQLAGRRLADADVLAASAALERHRPWRDRYPV